One genomic window of Rickettsiales bacterium includes the following:
- the hxsD gene encoding His-Xaa-Ser system protein HxsD, giving the protein MSSDKAIFDSSIFSLECVKKALYKFADKAGFEISQNGKEITVSIIKHSDDDNVNSLLNQLRNEVIDQDLRQLVAQETSTIRELILANAFSKTKMVDAA; this is encoded by the coding sequence ATGTCTAGTGATAAGGCTATATTTGACAGCAGTATTTTTTCATTGGAATGCGTTAAAAAGGCACTCTATAAGTTTGCCGATAAAGCTGGATTTGAAATAAGCCAAAATGGCAAAGAAATTACAGTCAGTATTATTAAGCACTCCGATGATGACAATGTTAATAGTCTGCTTAATCAGCTTCGTAATGAGGTGATAGATCAGGATTTAAGGCAGCTAGTTGCGCAAGAAACTAGCACTATTAGAGAGCTAATCCTTGCCAACGCTTTCAGTAAAACAAAGATGGTTGATGCTGCCTAA